In Misgurnus anguillicaudatus chromosome 5, ASM2758022v2, whole genome shotgun sequence, a genomic segment contains:
- the mbd1a gene encoding methyl-CpG-binding domain protein 1a isoform X2 — MTDELNRLSSDREETYRDASMPTGANTDAAMMEQALEDDSPCEVTVEVLPDWLKPMEEDDDAVENEKTIVRRTRKTNPHIVKVKRGRGRPPLPKNVRARLDKIKALKGSGGVQAKSVNTPKRRRRSRTSITDPGPTQTPEVLPRTARSPISTPHRFQLTPLSPTAAITIFSPQQFRSPPRLTRVSPLNVDGTRIPCHSPSVQLSNVSQQLSPATPGNNGIQLPAHLWQCPPLQPLSSRGAYVDQTVTIEAQDFPNAIFNGKETEKEEILLLIRDCVGCGCQFPAENVGDSLCRKCKPDKKSSPPNIVFRKNSNPKFKKKIKKDFVPDGDEEDEDYDDDDQLDGSKGLTKQERAKYKKRNSRMCQQCDACMRDKDCGVCDFCMDKPKYGGSNKKRQKCRLRQCQFQSKLCHQMKELARSPRRNKNIKQKLKARGRPRSRKRRNRRNPWEDDDDDDDDDDDDDDITDTADEMEKIKRPKPKGTRRRGRKKWSYSFKEEEDEMFVEAVVDDVEADENESDSLSLVQNEPVKMIGANSQHLNGFSVNQTPQSQEIYYTMPGVPEASNMLSPVTVTNNHSEPPNEPSAATSPLPPEISQNDILQIEMVRVGSPVSQFINPENTTRPEQQGDSTEHTPVITQIFSLAAGTETDFERDAGLMELFSSLRQTLLPAHWVGVMAKGPILQLLQCSKLSTMADTVVQIEKGFFYQISVQNQPLLLMHSIYVKHPTCLTSVGDVVSLLLDLEGMSVCQGHQSFNTGSPGEPNMCVRAALCDLLIPRDEEQCEKCARPAEV, encoded by the exons ATGACTGATGAGCTAAACAGGTTGTCATCTGACCGGGAAGAGACGTATCGGGATGCATCTATGCCCACCGGAGCAAACACAGACGCTGCCATGATGGAACAAGCACTGGAGGATGACTCGCCATGCGAGGTGACGGTTGAGGTGCTTCCTGATTGGCTGAAGCCAATGGAGGAGGACGATGATGCTGTCGAGAATGAAAAGACCATTGTGCGACGCACCAGGAAGACCAATCCTC ACATTGTGAAAGTAAAGCGCGGCAGAGGTCGACCTCCTCTTCCCAAAAATGTTCGTGCTCGACTCGACAAGATTAAAGCATTGAAGGGTAGCGGTGGTGTGCAAGCAAAG AGTGTCAATACCCCCAAAAGAAGGAGACGATCAAGAACATCCATAACTGACCCAGGTCCGACCCAAACTCCGGAGGTTTTACCTAGAACGGCCCGAAGCCCGATCTCTACACCGCACAGATTCCAGCTCACTCCCTTGTCACCAACAGCAGCCATAACCATCTTTTCTCCCCAACAATTTCGTAGTCCTCCACGTCTCACGAGAGTCTCCCCGCTCAATGTCGACGGTACACGGATACCTTGTCACTCTCCATCCGTTCAGCTGAGCAACGTTTCCCAACAATTAAGTCCAGCCACACCCGGGAATAACGGTATTCAGCTTCCCGCTCATCTCTGGCAgtgcccacctctgcaacctcTTAGCTCTCGTGGCGCATACGTAGATCAGACCGTGACAATTGAGGCACAGGATTTTCCAAATGCCATTTTCAATGGAAAAGAAACAGAAAAGGAAGAAATCCTGCTTCTCATCAG AGACTGTGTTGGCTGTGGCTGCCAGTTTCCTGCTGAGAACGTCGGGGACTCGTTGTGTCGGAAATGTAAAC CGGACAAGAAGTCATCTCCTCCAAACATAGTATTTAGAAAG AATTCAAATcccaaatttaagaaaaaaattaaaaag gATTTTGTCCCTGATGGTGATGAAGAAGATGAAgactatgatgatgatgatcaatTG GATGGATCTAAAGGACTGACAAAACAAG AGAGGGCCAAATATAAGAAACGCAATAGCAGGATGTGCCAGCAGTGTGACGCGTGTATGAGAGATAAAGACTGCGGCGTGTGTGACTTCTGCATGGACAAGCCCAAGTACGGTGGCAGTAACAAGAAAAGACAGAAATGCCGCCTGCGTCAGTGCCAGTTTCAGTCGAAGCTTTGCCATCAGATGAAG GAACTGGCAAGGAGTCCACggagaaataaaaacatcaagCAGAAGCTCAAGGCGCGTGGAAGACCACGATCAAGAAAACGGAGAAACCGAAGAAACCCCTgggaagatgatgatgatgacgatgatgaCGACGACGACGATGATGATATCACTGACACGGCCGATGAGATGGAGAAAATTAAACGCCCCAAGCCCAAAGGCACCAGAAGAAGAGGGAGGAAGAAATGGAGTTACAGTTTTAAGGAAGAGGAAGATGAGATGTTTGTTGAAGCGGTGGTTGACGATGTCGAAGCGGATGAGAACGAG TCTGATTCCCTATCATTGGTTCAGAATGAGCCTGTGAAGATGATAGGGGCCAACAGTCAACATTTAAATGGGTTCAGTGTCAACCAGACACCTCAGTCTCAG gaaatatacTACACCATGCCCGGTGTACCAGAGGCATCCAATATGCTGAGCCCTGTTACTGTGACAAACAATCATTCAGAACCGCCGAATGAGCCGAGCGCCGCGACCAGTCCTCTTCCTCCAGAGATCAGTCAGAATGATATACTGCAGATTGAGATGGTGAGAGTTGGGTCACCGGTGTCACAATTCATAAACCCCGAAAACACGACACGTCCTGAACAACAAGGAGATTCGACTGAACACACACCAGTG ATAACTCAGATCTTCAGTCTGGCAGCCGGAACGGAGACGGACTTTGAAAGAGACGCGGGTCTGATGGAGCTCTTCTCATCTCTACGTCAGACGCTGCTGCCTGCCCACTGGGTGGGCGTCATGGCCAAAGGCCCCATTTTACAGCTCCTGCAGTGCTCCAAACTCTCCACCATGGCCGACACGGTGGTCCAGATCGAGAAGGGCTTCTTCTACCAGATCAGCGTTCAGAATCAGCCTCTCCTCCTCATGCACTCCATCTACGTGAAACACCCGACCTGCCTGACCTCCGTCGGCGACGTGGTGTCGCTGTTGTTGGACCTGGAGGGAATGAGCGTGTGTCAGGGTCATCAGAGCTTTAACACGGGTTCACCCGGGGAGCCCAACATGTGCGTGCGGGCCGCCCTGTGCGATTTGCTCATTCCTAGGGACGAGGAACAGTGTGAGAAATGCGCTCGGCCTGCGGAGGTGTGA
- the mbd1a gene encoding methyl-CpG-binding domain protein 1a isoform X1 — protein MTDELNRLSSDREETYRDASMPTGANTDAAMMEQALEDDSPCEVTVEVLPDWLKPMEEDDDAVENEKTIVRRTRKTNPHIVKVKRGRGRPPLPKNVRARLDKIKALKGSGGVQAKSVNTPKRRRRSRTSITDPGPTQTPEVLPRTARSPISTPHRFQLTPLSPTAAITIFSPQQFRSPPRLTRVSPLNVDGTRIPCHSPSVQLSNVSQQLSPATPGNNGIQLPAHLWQCPPLQPLSSRGAYVDQTVTIEAQDFPNAIFNGKETEKEEILLLIRDCVGCGCQFPAENVGDSLCRKCKPDKKSSPPNIVFRKVGQDKWEVGKTKPPKKLNSNPKFKKKIKKDFVPDGDEEDEDYDDDDQLDGSKGLTKQERAKYKKRNSRMCQQCDACMRDKDCGVCDFCMDKPKYGGSNKKRQKCRLRQCQFQSKLCHQMKELARSPRRNKNIKQKLKARGRPRSRKRRNRRNPWEDDDDDDDDDDDDDDITDTADEMEKIKRPKPKGTRRRGRKKWSYSFKEEEDEMFVEAVVDDVEADENESDSLSLVQNEPVKMIGANSQHLNGFSVNQTPQSQEIYYTMPGVPEASNMLSPVTVTNNHSEPPNEPSAATSPLPPEISQNDILQIEMVRVGSPVSQFINPENTTRPEQQGDSTEHTPVITQIFSLAAGTETDFERDAGLMELFSSLRQTLLPAHWVGVMAKGPILQLLQCSKLSTMADTVVQIEKGFFYQISVQNQPLLLMHSIYVKHPTCLTSVGDVVSLLLDLEGMSVCQGHQSFNTGSPGEPNMCVRAALCDLLIPRDEEQCEKCARPAEV, from the exons ATGACTGATGAGCTAAACAGGTTGTCATCTGACCGGGAAGAGACGTATCGGGATGCATCTATGCCCACCGGAGCAAACACAGACGCTGCCATGATGGAACAAGCACTGGAGGATGACTCGCCATGCGAGGTGACGGTTGAGGTGCTTCCTGATTGGCTGAAGCCAATGGAGGAGGACGATGATGCTGTCGAGAATGAAAAGACCATTGTGCGACGCACCAGGAAGACCAATCCTC ACATTGTGAAAGTAAAGCGCGGCAGAGGTCGACCTCCTCTTCCCAAAAATGTTCGTGCTCGACTCGACAAGATTAAAGCATTGAAGGGTAGCGGTGGTGTGCAAGCAAAG AGTGTCAATACCCCCAAAAGAAGGAGACGATCAAGAACATCCATAACTGACCCAGGTCCGACCCAAACTCCGGAGGTTTTACCTAGAACGGCCCGAAGCCCGATCTCTACACCGCACAGATTCCAGCTCACTCCCTTGTCACCAACAGCAGCCATAACCATCTTTTCTCCCCAACAATTTCGTAGTCCTCCACGTCTCACGAGAGTCTCCCCGCTCAATGTCGACGGTACACGGATACCTTGTCACTCTCCATCCGTTCAGCTGAGCAACGTTTCCCAACAATTAAGTCCAGCCACACCCGGGAATAACGGTATTCAGCTTCCCGCTCATCTCTGGCAgtgcccacctctgcaacctcTTAGCTCTCGTGGCGCATACGTAGATCAGACCGTGACAATTGAGGCACAGGATTTTCCAAATGCCATTTTCAATGGAAAAGAAACAGAAAAGGAAGAAATCCTGCTTCTCATCAG AGACTGTGTTGGCTGTGGCTGCCAGTTTCCTGCTGAGAACGTCGGGGACTCGTTGTGTCGGAAATGTAAAC CGGACAAGAAGTCATCTCCTCCAAACATAGTATTTAGAAAG gTGGGACAGGACAAGTGGGAAGTGGGGAAAACAAAACCTCCAAAAAAACTG AATTCAAATcccaaatttaagaaaaaaattaaaaag gATTTTGTCCCTGATGGTGATGAAGAAGATGAAgactatgatgatgatgatcaatTG GATGGATCTAAAGGACTGACAAAACAAG AGAGGGCCAAATATAAGAAACGCAATAGCAGGATGTGCCAGCAGTGTGACGCGTGTATGAGAGATAAAGACTGCGGCGTGTGTGACTTCTGCATGGACAAGCCCAAGTACGGTGGCAGTAACAAGAAAAGACAGAAATGCCGCCTGCGTCAGTGCCAGTTTCAGTCGAAGCTTTGCCATCAGATGAAG GAACTGGCAAGGAGTCCACggagaaataaaaacatcaagCAGAAGCTCAAGGCGCGTGGAAGACCACGATCAAGAAAACGGAGAAACCGAAGAAACCCCTgggaagatgatgatgatgacgatgatgaCGACGACGACGATGATGATATCACTGACACGGCCGATGAGATGGAGAAAATTAAACGCCCCAAGCCCAAAGGCACCAGAAGAAGAGGGAGGAAGAAATGGAGTTACAGTTTTAAGGAAGAGGAAGATGAGATGTTTGTTGAAGCGGTGGTTGACGATGTCGAAGCGGATGAGAACGAG TCTGATTCCCTATCATTGGTTCAGAATGAGCCTGTGAAGATGATAGGGGCCAACAGTCAACATTTAAATGGGTTCAGTGTCAACCAGACACCTCAGTCTCAG gaaatatacTACACCATGCCCGGTGTACCAGAGGCATCCAATATGCTGAGCCCTGTTACTGTGACAAACAATCATTCAGAACCGCCGAATGAGCCGAGCGCCGCGACCAGTCCTCTTCCTCCAGAGATCAGTCAGAATGATATACTGCAGATTGAGATGGTGAGAGTTGGGTCACCGGTGTCACAATTCATAAACCCCGAAAACACGACACGTCCTGAACAACAAGGAGATTCGACTGAACACACACCAGTG ATAACTCAGATCTTCAGTCTGGCAGCCGGAACGGAGACGGACTTTGAAAGAGACGCGGGTCTGATGGAGCTCTTCTCATCTCTACGTCAGACGCTGCTGCCTGCCCACTGGGTGGGCGTCATGGCCAAAGGCCCCATTTTACAGCTCCTGCAGTGCTCCAAACTCTCCACCATGGCCGACACGGTGGTCCAGATCGAGAAGGGCTTCTTCTACCAGATCAGCGTTCAGAATCAGCCTCTCCTCCTCATGCACTCCATCTACGTGAAACACCCGACCTGCCTGACCTCCGTCGGCGACGTGGTGTCGCTGTTGTTGGACCTGGAGGGAATGAGCGTGTGTCAGGGTCATCAGAGCTTTAACACGGGTTCACCCGGGGAGCCCAACATGTGCGTGCGGGCCGCCCTGTGCGATTTGCTCATTCCTAGGGACGAGGAACAGTGTGAGAAATGCGCTCGGCCTGCGGAGGTGTGA